The DNA segment GGGGTCGAGCACCCCGCCTGGCCCACCGTGGCCGTGCTGCGCGAGCTGCAACTGCGCCATCTGCAGACCGTGCCCTTCGAGAACCTCTCGATCCACCTCGGCGAGGAGATCGTCCTGGAGGAGAAGCGACTGCTGGACAAGGTGGTGGGGGCGCGACGGGGTGGGTTCTGCTACGAACTGAACGGGGCGTTCGGGGCGTTGCTCGGCGCGCTGGGTTTCGATGTGACGCTGCTCGCGGGGAGGGTCCATGTGAAGGAGGAGGAGGTCGGGATTCCCTACGACCACATGGCGCTGAAGGTGCGGACGGTGGACGGGGGCGCGTGGCTGGCGGACGTCGGCTTCGGGGCGCACAGCCACTATCCGTTGGAATTCGAGGCGCGGGGTGAGCAGGTGGATCCGGCGGGTGTGTTCCGGATCGTCGAGGCGGGGCCGGACGCGGCGGGAGTGCGCGGCGGGCACGA comes from the Streptomyces sp. NBC_00443 genome and includes:
- a CDS encoding arylamine N-acetyltransferase family protein, whose translation is MESVEVDAYLRRLGVEHPAWPTVAVLRELQLRHLQTVPFENLSIHLGEEIVLEEKRLLDKVVGARRGGFCYELNGAFGALLGALGFDVTLLAGRVHVKEEEVGIPYDHMALKVRTVDGGAWLADVGFGAHSHYPLEFEARGEQVDPAGVFRIVEAGPDAAGVRGGHDAEEAADLEVSMDGRAEYRLEQRPRALGDFVAGAWWHSTSPGSHFTQSLVCSRVTKEGGRITLSGRTFKTTAADGTREERKLGTDEEVLEVYRERFGIELDRVPTVRKPNRHG